Below is a window of bacterium DNA.
CATTACTGATGATCTTGAAAGATTAAGATGCGAAGCTGGCTATAAAGAAGATACAGATTTGGTTACAACTATAGGTATAGTAATTAATGTTATTCTAGGGCTTTTAGGAGTAGTAGCTGTAGTAATCATTATTATTGGAGGCTTTAAGTGGATGACTGCTGGAGGGAATGATGAAAAGATTAGTGAGGCTAAGAAATTAATCGGTCAGGGAGTTATTGGTTTGATTATCGTTCTAGCTGCCTATGCTATTGCTAGATTTGTCATGGATAAGTTAAAGCCGGAATTTTTAGAATAGTAGATCGCTAATCATTCGCAAATTTATTTGCTAATATTCGCGAATAATTATTTGCATTGATTAGCGATCTTTAGGAGTTCGGGTCTTACCCCGTAAAATTATGTTTATCACAAAAAAACACATCTTTACTCTTCTGCTTAGCTTAGTGATTACTTCTTTACCTCTGGTAATGTTGGCGGATATACCAAA
It encodes the following:
- a CDS encoding Mbov_0395 family pilin-like conjugal transfer protein, giving the protein MKITKKHLLATLLSLTLIMVLISPSLVLVGAKSECTGITDDLERLRCEAGYKEDTDLVTTIGIVINVILGLLGVVAVVIIIIGGFKWMTAGGNDEKISEAKKLIGQGVIGLIIVLAAYAIARFVMDKLKPEFLE